The following coding sequences are from one Virgibacillus necropolis window:
- a CDS encoding BCCT family transporter codes for MPDEKKYKLDWTVFIISGGLLILFIILSFINSAMVDDAITKLFGLSADLFGAFWQLLLLGNFIIGLGLAFSKYGKVRLGNQEEPKYSYYKWVAMILCTLLASGGVFWAAAEPMYHYMDTPPLFGGESGNVPAAFAQAFLHWGFLAWAILGTLATIVMMYVHYSKGYPLRPRALLYPIFGEKIFKKSVLGSAADIVSIVATVAGTLGPLGFLGLQISYGLNYLFGIPNTITVSIIVILVLVTIAAISAATGVDRGILFLSRINIGFTMLLAVVLLIIGPTLFILDAFLGGTGFRLQNFFTMTLYRGDSAWLGSWTIFFWGWFIGYAPMLIIFISRISRGRTIKELIIAVSIVAPLVSNFWFAIVGGTGVFFEMENPGSISTALSEAGMPAAVMAIMDQLPFGVIIAVAFLFVSVIFVATTTDTMSYTVAASLTGNDHPQRWLRVFWALIFGLTTIMILTIGEDSITSIQNSIVITAVPVSLLLLPPLWLAPKIAKTMALEQRIAWEREQTKLKAKK; via the coding sequence GTGCCGGATGAAAAGAAGTATAAATTAGACTGGACAGTATTTATAATAAGCGGTGGACTTTTAATTTTATTTATTATTTTGTCATTTATCAATAGTGCTATGGTTGATGATGCAATTACAAAACTATTTGGTTTATCAGCTGATTTATTTGGAGCGTTTTGGCAATTATTATTACTTGGAAATTTTATCATTGGATTAGGCTTAGCATTTTCGAAGTATGGTAAGGTTCGTTTAGGTAATCAGGAAGAACCTAAATACAGTTATTATAAATGGGTTGCTATGATTCTTTGTACATTGCTAGCAAGCGGTGGTGTTTTTTGGGCAGCAGCTGAACCAATGTATCATTATATGGATACTCCCCCATTGTTTGGCGGTGAGTCAGGGAATGTTCCAGCGGCATTTGCACAAGCGTTTTTGCACTGGGGTTTTCTAGCATGGGCGATTTTAGGCACTCTTGCTACGATCGTGATGATGTATGTTCATTATAGTAAAGGGTATCCGTTACGTCCACGGGCATTACTCTATCCAATTTTTGGTGAAAAAATATTCAAAAAAAGTGTGCTAGGTTCCGCAGCTGACATTGTTTCTATTGTAGCAACTGTAGCCGGTACATTAGGGCCACTTGGTTTCCTTGGATTACAAATATCTTATGGGCTTAATTATTTATTTGGCATTCCTAATACAATAACAGTCAGCATTATTGTTATACTTGTACTTGTTACAATTGCTGCAATTTCTGCTGCCACAGGGGTAGACAGAGGGATTCTTTTCTTAAGTCGTATAAATATCGGATTCACTATGCTACTAGCTGTTGTCTTACTTATTATAGGACCAACCCTCTTTATTTTGGATGCGTTTCTTGGTGGTACAGGTTTCCGTTTACAAAACTTCTTCACGATGACTTTATATCGTGGCGATAGTGCATGGCTTGGATCGTGGACTATATTCTTCTGGGGATGGTTTATCGGCTATGCCCCAATGCTAATCATCTTTATAAGTAGAATTTCCCGCGGGAGAACGATTAAAGAGCTGATTATTGCCGTATCAATTGTAGCCCCGTTAGTTAGTAACTTCTGGTTTGCGATTGTTGGGGGTACTGGTGTATTTTTTGAAATGGAAAATCCCGGTTCTATTTCAACTGCACTAAGCGAAGCTGGAATGCCAGCCGCAGTTATGGCGATTATGGATCAACTTCCATTTGGTGTAATCATAGCAGTAGCATTTTTATTCGTTTCAGTCATTTTTGTCGCAACAACAACAGATACGATGTCATATACAGTTGCAGCCAGCCTAACAGGAAATGATCATCCACAACGGTGGTTACGGGTTTTCTGGGCATTGATATTTGGTCTAACTACAATAATGATACTTACGATTGGTGAGGATAGTATTACATCAATCCAAAACTCTATCGTTATAACAGCGGTTCCAGTGTCACTACTTTTATTGCCACCTCTTTGGTTGGCTCCGAAAATAGCGAAGACGATGGCGCTCGAACAAAGGATCGCGTGGGAAAGAGAACAGACAAAACTAAAAGCTAAAAAATAG
- a CDS encoding STAS domain-containing protein, with product MPLKSQSIIEETKLLGIKMEERKYEISREMAENRDNDTEKALEIRAEIIQIIADSFRQDTKTVTDRIIKWGVMTGEQAINYGVALDESLKSTSNIRQILWRNIEEIVFANKVSIETIFEVARKIDPLLDQAVYAYSTAYVKSYKEVLDQAQENFLVLSAPVVPILGGMAVLPIIGGIDTDRADVLLQTALRESAKQDLTHLFIDLSGVAVVDTLVANYIFKIIQSLELVGVQAVLVGIRPEVAQTMVTLGINFSEVKTFSTMQQALSNYMTKEN from the coding sequence ATGCCGTTAAAGAGTCAATCTATAATTGAAGAAACAAAGTTGTTAGGCATTAAAATGGAAGAAAGGAAATATGAAATTTCACGTGAAATGGCTGAAAACCGTGACAATGATACAGAAAAAGCACTTGAAATTCGTGCGGAGATTATTCAAATAATAGCTGATTCATTTAGACAAGATACGAAAACCGTTACAGACCGAATTATTAAATGGGGAGTAATGACTGGTGAACAAGCAATAAATTATGGCGTTGCCTTAGATGAATCACTAAAAAGCACCTCAAACATACGTCAAATATTATGGAGAAATATAGAAGAAATCGTTTTCGCAAATAAAGTATCGATAGAAACTATTTTTGAAGTGGCTCGTAAAATTGATCCACTTCTTGATCAAGCAGTTTATGCCTACAGTACAGCCTATGTTAAATCATACAAAGAGGTATTAGATCAAGCACAGGAAAACTTCTTAGTCTTATCTGCTCCTGTTGTTCCAATACTTGGGGGAATGGCTGTTTTGCCAATAATAGGTGGAATTGATACAGATCGAGCTGATGTTTTATTGCAAACAGCATTGCGAGAATCCGCTAAACAGGATTTAACTCATTTATTTATTGACCTTTCTGGTGTGGCAGTTGTGGACACGTTGGTGGCAAATTATATATTTAAAATCATTCAATCACTTGAATTGGTTGGGGTACAAGCTGTTTTGGTTGGTATCCGCCCAGAGGTTGCGCAAACAATGGTAACGTTAGGTATTAATTTTTCAGAAGTGAAAACATTTAGTACGATGCAGCAAGCTCTATCTAACTATATGACTAAGGAAAATTAA
- a CDS encoding ASCH domain-containing protein translates to MEDQYKNEELPPKTCSIERLVTVSQDVEKVIKGQKTATRRNGRYADVGEIMELEDRQFVVEKVYTQTLGELSDEDAKQEGYKNVSEYKQSILSSHPGMPWSPKMKVWVHEFAPVKEKE, encoded by the coding sequence ATGGAAGATCAATATAAAAATGAGGAATTACCTCCAAAAACATGTTCTATTGAGCGCCTAGTTACAGTTTCGCAAGATGTAGAAAAAGTGATAAAAGGTCAAAAGACAGCTACCCGTAGAAATGGAAGATATGCGGATGTTGGAGAAATTATGGAACTAGAAGATCGTCAATTTGTAGTGGAAAAGGTATATACACAAACACTTGGAGAGTTATCAGATGAGGATGCTAAGCAAGAAGGATATAAAAATGTTTCAGAATACAAACAATCCATCTTATCATCGCATCCTGGTATGCCTTGGTCACCCAAAATGAAAGTATGGGTTCATGAGTTTGCTCCGGTAAAAGAAAAAGAGTAA
- a CDS encoding SET domain-containing protein — protein MFEVQNSTLSDGKFNRGVFATKDIPKGTLIHEAPVIPYPNDQHKFIERTILDDYVFEYGINHTAVVLGYGMLFNHSYTPNATYDISFTKHTFDYYAYTGIKVGEEILINYNGDVDNEDPLWFNKDFPDKDGEK, from the coding sequence ATGTTTGAAGTTCAGAATTCCACTCTAAGCGACGGAAAATTTAACAGAGGTGTATTTGCTACAAAGGATATACCTAAAGGCACACTAATTCATGAAGCTCCTGTCATACCATATCCAAATGATCAGCATAAGTTCATAGAGCGTACCATCCTTGATGATTATGTATTTGAGTATGGAATAAACCATACTGCAGTAGTCCTAGGTTATGGCATGCTATTTAACCATTCATACACACCGAATGCTACTTATGACATTAGCTTTACGAAACACACATTTGACTACTATGCTTATACAGGTATAAAAGTAGGAGAAGAGATACTAATTAACTACAACGGTGACGTTGATAACGAAGATCCCCTATGGTTTAATAAGGATTTTCCAGATAAGGACGGCGAAAAATAA
- a CDS encoding GNAT family N-acetyltransferase has translation METVLIDTMQNKDAEQVLDIFKEGIETKNATFETKVPTWEAWDRDHISSCRIVARAGDQVIGWAALTPTSARRAYVGVAELSIYLRLSSAGKGLGSKLLASIIEESENEGFWTLKSGIFPENKASIALHEKFGFRVLGTEKRVGKMNGVWRDVVRMERRSMVVGV, from the coding sequence ATGGAAACAGTTTTAATAGATACGATGCAAAATAAAGATGCGGAGCAAGTCTTGGATATTTTTAAAGAAGGAATAGAGACAAAGAATGCTACATTTGAGACAAAGGTTCCTACATGGGAAGCTTGGGATCGTGACCATATTTCATCATGTAGGATTGTAGCTCGCGCCGGAGACCAGGTGATTGGTTGGGCAGCGCTGACTCCTACGTCGGCGCGTCGAGCTTATGTTGGGGTAGCAGAATTAAGCATCTATTTACGGCTTTCTAGTGCAGGAAAAGGCCTGGGTAGTAAACTTCTAGCTTCAATAATAGAAGAAAGTGAAAATGAAGGCTTTTGGACGTTGAAATCAGGGATTTTCCCTGAAAATAAAGCAAGTATTGCACTACATGAAAAATTTGGCTTTCGGGTACTGGGAACAGAGAAACGTGTTGGAAAGATGAACGGTGTATGGCGTGATGTTGTACGAATGGAAAGACGGAGTATGGTTGTTGGGGTATAA
- a CDS encoding DUF1648 domain-containing protein, giving the protein MNTMMIILLLVIMIPVFISLMFIPYWTRRTESFGVSIPEEIYNSSELKSMRKRYAIMTGMASLFVTIVFLVMGSTFENEETMSIFFSIIIGIFMIGSFFIYLKFHREMKMLKKSKNWSEEKSQLVVVNTRFRDQKLIHSNLWFIISFIIAFTSMFITFRFYDRIPDRIPMQYDFDGNVTNWSEKSYRTLMIMPIMQVYLTLLFIFINTMIGKSKQQVNAENPEESMRRNVIFRRRWSAYIIISGIALTFLFSFTQFSFIFTINQQLLVIAPLVLGIGVTVGAIILSITTGQGGSRIKTSTGQNGKIIDRDDDQYWKLGMFYFNKNDPSIFLEKRFGVGWTNNWAHPLSWIIMLVIIAGAVGIPILLGD; this is encoded by the coding sequence ATGAATACAATGATGATTATTTTACTTTTGGTGATCATGATTCCGGTGTTTATTTCACTTATGTTTATTCCATATTGGACTAGGAGGACAGAAAGCTTTGGTGTTTCGATACCTGAGGAGATATATAATAGTTCAGAGTTAAAGTCAATGAGGAAGCGTTATGCTATCATGACAGGAATGGCGAGTCTGTTCGTAACAATCGTATTTCTGGTTATGGGTTCTACTTTTGAAAACGAAGAAACGATGAGTATTTTTTTCTCAATTATTATTGGGATATTTATGATAGGAAGTTTCTTTATTTACCTTAAGTTTCACCGTGAAATGAAAATGTTAAAAAAGAGTAAAAACTGGTCAGAGGAAAAGTCGCAGTTAGTTGTTGTGAATACACGCTTTCGTGATCAAAAACTTATCCACTCTAATCTATGGTTTATTATTTCGTTTATCATTGCTTTCACATCTATGTTTATTACGTTCCGGTTCTATGATCGTATACCTGATCGAATTCCCATGCAATATGACTTCGATGGAAATGTGACGAATTGGTCAGAAAAATCATACCGCACGTTAATGATCATGCCGATTATGCAAGTTTATCTAACATTGCTTTTTATATTTATAAATACAATGATTGGCAAATCAAAACAACAGGTAAATGCTGAAAATCCAGAAGAGTCCATGCGCAGAAACGTTATTTTTAGACGTAGATGGTCTGCTTATATTATTATTTCAGGGATTGCGTTAACATTCTTGTTTTCCTTTACACAGTTTTCTTTTATATTTACAATTAATCAACAGCTGTTAGTAATTGCTCCACTGGTCTTAGGGATTGGTGTAACGGTTGGTGCGATCATTCTTTCGATTACGACAGGGCAAGGTGGTAGCCGTATAAAAACAAGTACAGGACAAAATGGAAAAATAATTGATCGCGATGATGATCAATACTGGAAATTAGGGATGTTTTACTTTAATAAGAATGACCCCTCTATATTTTTAGAAAAACGATTTGGCGTTGGCTGGACAAATAACTGGGCACATCCATTATCATGGATTATAATGCTAGTAATTATTGCAGGTGCAGTAGGAATCCCGATATTGTTAGGAGATTAA
- a CDS encoding GntR family transcriptional regulator translates to MYINLDLESTEPIYTQLKYQIIAGIAKKEIVPGEGLPSVRSLAADIGINLHTVNKAYQQLKQEGFILIHRQKGVVVNPDGVPKADEAFMDQLKNTIHPLIAESVCRDVSEEEFLQQCKELFNEFKEGEGGK, encoded by the coding sequence GTGTATATCAATCTTGATTTAGAATCAACAGAACCTATTTATACGCAGTTAAAATACCAAATAATAGCTGGAATAGCCAAAAAGGAAATAGTACCAGGAGAAGGTCTGCCATCAGTAAGGTCACTTGCTGCAGATATCGGAATAAATCTCCACACAGTAAATAAAGCGTATCAACAACTAAAGCAAGAGGGATTTATTTTAATCCATCGGCAAAAGGGTGTAGTCGTTAATCCTGATGGGGTACCAAAAGCAGATGAAGCATTCATGGATCAGCTTAAAAACACAATACATCCTTTGATTGCGGAATCCGTTTGTCGGGATGTAAGTGAAGAAGAATTTTTACAGCAATGCAAGGAATTGTTTAATGAATTTAAAGAGGGAGAAGGTGGCAAGTAG
- a CDS encoding ATP-grasp domain-containing protein, which produces MTEKIYVIHENKEWTAHLINRLEQLNLPYEEWHLDEGTVDLSKVPPEGVFYSRMSASSHTRGNRFAPELTEAVLAWLERHGRKVVNGSRALRLEVSKVNQYMALDIAGIRTPKTIAAVGKNEIIQAAKDLNLSSFITKHNRAGKGLGVQLFHSIEALQEYLDGSSFDPSIDGITLIQEYIQAPEPYITRCEFVGGKFVYAVRVDTSEGFELCPADACKIDDLFCPVGEDVPEKLKFQIVEGFQDPIIEKYEEFLKNNDIQVAGIEFIYDQNGEIFTYDVNTNTNYNSDAEAQADKYGMLELANYLGDQLSVVEQ; this is translated from the coding sequence ATGACGGAAAAAATTTATGTTATCCACGAAAATAAGGAATGGACAGCACATTTAATTAATAGATTGGAACAATTAAATCTACCTTATGAGGAATGGCATTTAGATGAAGGTACTGTTGATTTGTCTAAGGTTCCACCAGAGGGTGTTTTTTACAGCAGAATGAGTGCATCATCCCATACACGCGGCAATAGATTTGCACCAGAATTAACGGAAGCCGTATTAGCATGGCTTGAACGTCATGGTCGTAAAGTAGTAAATGGTAGTCGCGCACTTCGACTGGAAGTAAGTAAGGTAAACCAATATATGGCTCTTGACATTGCTGGTATTCGTACACCGAAAACGATTGCTGCTGTTGGGAAAAATGAAATTATCCAGGCAGCTAAAGATTTAAATCTATCTTCTTTTATTACAAAACATAACCGTGCTGGAAAAGGGCTGGGTGTACAGCTATTTCATTCAATCGAGGCATTACAAGAATACCTTGATGGCTCGTCATTTGATCCTTCAATCGACGGCATAACGCTCATTCAGGAATATATCCAAGCACCTGAACCATATATAACACGCTGTGAGTTTGTTGGCGGAAAATTTGTTTATGCTGTACGTGTTGATACATCGGAAGGCTTTGAACTGTGCCCGGCAGATGCGTGCAAAATTGATGATTTATTTTGCCCAGTCGGAGAAGACGTTCCTGAGAAGTTAAAGTTTCAGATAGTCGAGGGCTTTCAGGATCCAATTATTGAAAAATATGAGGAGTTTCTAAAAAATAATGACATCCAAGTAGCTGGTATTGAATTCATCTATGACCAAAATGGTGAAATTTTCACCTATGACGTCAACACAAATACAAATTACAACTCCGACGCGGAAGCACAAGCTGATAAATATGGAATGCTTGAACTGGCTAACTATTTAGGTGATCAGTTGAGTGTGGTTGAACAGTAA
- the mnmH gene encoding tRNA 2-selenouridine(34) synthase MnmH — protein MVKDISLTKLFELQNNENHTIIDVRSPQEFEEATIPGSINIPIFNNDERAEVGTIYTQMGPEAAKKRGLEIFSAKLPAFIEAFTSIQTSKTVFCWRGGMRSKTAATVLELMGSHTFRLSGGIRSYRQWVVQTLATYTLTSKAYVLNGYTGSGKTILLKKLQQSGHPVLDLEGMASHRGSIFGQIGLKQSNQKQFESKLVENLLVHQKAPFIFMEGESKRIGKVTIPDFLYNHKEHGIQIFINLPIEERVKNILEDYQPWNFPERFMEAFLLIKKRIHTPIAKKIHDNLTNEEYSSAVQLLLEYYYDPKYEYAADAFPDDQKISVHAQTVEEAFLKIQDLIKETELNYID, from the coding sequence ATGGTTAAGGATATTTCACTAACAAAGTTATTCGAATTACAAAATAATGAAAACCATACAATAATTGATGTGCGTTCACCACAGGAATTTGAAGAAGCTACAATTCCTGGTAGTATTAACATTCCAATTTTTAATAATGACGAACGTGCTGAGGTAGGAACCATTTATACGCAGATGGGGCCTGAGGCTGCTAAGAAACGCGGGTTAGAAATTTTTTCTGCAAAACTTCCTGCATTTATAGAAGCATTTACAAGTATTCAAACATCCAAAACTGTATTTTGTTGGCGTGGCGGCATGCGAAGTAAAACTGCTGCAACGGTCCTTGAATTAATGGGGTCGCACACCTTTCGCTTAAGCGGTGGCATACGCTCATACCGTCAGTGGGTTGTTCAAACATTGGCTACTTACACACTAACATCGAAAGCCTATGTACTGAACGGATATACTGGATCTGGAAAGACTATTCTCTTAAAAAAGCTACAGCAAAGTGGTCATCCAGTGCTGGACCTAGAGGGTATGGCCAGTCATCGTGGCTCTATTTTTGGTCAAATTGGGCTAAAACAAAGTAATCAGAAACAGTTTGAATCCAAATTAGTCGAAAATTTATTGGTCCATCAGAAAGCGCCCTTCATTTTTATGGAAGGCGAAAGCAAACGGATTGGCAAAGTAACCATTCCTGATTTTTTATACAACCATAAAGAACATGGAATTCAAATTTTTATTAACTTGCCTATAGAGGAACGGGTTAAAAACATTTTAGAGGACTACCAGCCGTGGAACTTCCCTGAAAGATTTATGGAAGCTTTTCTATTAATTAAAAAGCGAATCCATACACCAATTGCTAAAAAAATTCATGATAATTTAACGAATGAGGAATATAGTTCTGCCGTTCAATTATTACTGGAATATTACTATGATCCAAAGTATGAATACGCTGCGGACGCTTTCCCAGACGATCAAAAAATTTCAGTGCATGCCCAAACAGTTGAGGAAGCATTTCTTAAGATTCAGGACTTAATAAAAGAAACAGAATTGAACTATATAGATTGA
- a CDS encoding YaiI/YqxD family protein, translated as MKIYVDADACPVKDIIISIAADATIPVTLVKSFAHFSHGNDAPNVETIYVDTGADSADFRIMQLAEKNDIIVTQDYGLASLALGKGCIVLHHKGFEYTQENIDQLLHTRYTSAMARKSGKRTKGPKAFTEEDQQKFRDLLLRKL; from the coding sequence ATGAAAATATACGTAGATGCAGATGCCTGTCCAGTGAAGGATATCATCATTTCAATAGCTGCTGATGCAACTATTCCTGTGACACTTGTCAAAAGCTTCGCCCACTTTTCCCATGGAAATGATGCTCCTAATGTTGAAACAATCTATGTTGATACAGGTGCAGATTCGGCAGACTTTCGAATCATGCAATTGGCCGAGAAAAACGACATCATTGTCACACAGGATTATGGGTTAGCCTCTCTTGCGTTAGGTAAAGGATGTATTGTCCTTCATCATAAAGGGTTTGAGTATACACAAGAAAATATTGACCAGCTACTACACACCCGCTATACAAGCGCGATGGCAAGAAAAAGTGGCAAACGTACAAAAGGACCTAAAGCATTCACAGAAGAAGATCAGCAGAAGTTTAGAGATCTTCTTCTGAGAAAGCTTTAA
- a CDS encoding GNAT family N-acetyltransferase: MKVSDQFNQEDLNYIKKKVIDYNMEELPDHIKTPNEDIGFILQDDNGEIVGGITANMFWHHIHIEFLWVDKRFRKEGYGSILLNKLENFAREKACRLIYLDSFSFQAPGFYQKNGYEVFGKLDDHPQGYDLYFLQKRLT, translated from the coding sequence ATGAAAGTTTCAGATCAATTCAATCAGGAGGATCTCAACTATATTAAGAAAAAGGTAATTGACTATAATATGGAGGAACTTCCAGACCATATTAAAACACCAAATGAGGATATTGGTTTTATCTTGCAAGATGATAATGGTGAAATAGTGGGTGGAATTACTGCTAATATGTTTTGGCATCATATCCATATTGAATTTTTGTGGGTAGACAAACGGTTTCGAAAAGAAGGTTATGGGAGTATTTTATTAAATAAACTAGAGAATTTCGCGAGGGAGAAAGCCTGTAGGTTAATTTATCTAGATTCGTTTAGCTTCCAAGCCCCGGGGTTTTATCAGAAAAATGGGTATGAAGTTTTTGGGAAATTAGATGATCATCCACAAGGGTATGATCTGTACTTTTTGCAGAAACGTTTGACGTAG
- a CDS encoding class I SAM-dependent rRNA methyltransferase, with amino-acid sequence MTTVIDLNVKTKYIPEYKKGYPLINKDTIVNTNVLKDEGSIFHLYDSGHQFIAKGYHGKQNKGLGWVLTHNKAEAIDFAFFKSRIQVALDARHSFYQNTETTAFRVFNGEGDGIGGFTIDYFDGYYLINWYSTGIYTFKDHVIRAIDELCGYKAIYEKKRFDTKGQYIDDDDFVKGTRGEFPIIVKENGMNYAVYLNDGAMVGVFLDQRQVRKAIRDKYSKGKNVLNTFSYTGAFSVAAVLGGAIKTTNVDLAKRSKSKTIEQFSVNGIDYEQQDIKVMDVFEYFKYAKRKELKFDAVILDPPSFARSKKHTFSTAKDYPALIKDTIAITEKSGVIVASTNNASFGMRKFKGFIDKAFKEMNTSYKFLEEFSLPSDFKINPSFPQGNYLKVLIVEKR; translated from the coding sequence ATGACTACAGTAATTGATTTAAACGTGAAAACAAAGTATATACCAGAATACAAAAAAGGATATCCATTGATCAACAAGGATACCATCGTGAATACAAATGTACTAAAAGATGAAGGAAGTATTTTTCACCTGTATGATTCAGGTCACCAATTTATCGCAAAGGGCTACCATGGAAAGCAGAACAAGGGCCTTGGATGGGTATTGACGCACAACAAAGCTGAAGCGATTGATTTTGCATTTTTTAAATCAAGAATCCAAGTAGCGTTGGATGCTAGACACTCTTTTTATCAAAATACCGAAACTACTGCATTCCGGGTATTTAATGGTGAAGGCGATGGAATTGGCGGTTTTACCATTGACTATTTTGACGGTTATTATTTGATTAATTGGTATAGCACGGGGATTTATACCTTCAAAGATCATGTGATCCGTGCTATTGATGAACTATGCGGTTATAAAGCCATATATGAAAAAAAACGCTTTGATACGAAAGGCCAATACATTGACGATGATGATTTTGTTAAAGGGACACGTGGTGAATTTCCAATAATCGTGAAAGAAAACGGGATGAATTATGCGGTATATCTAAATGATGGTGCAATGGTTGGTGTTTTTCTGGATCAGCGCCAGGTTAGAAAAGCAATTCGGGATAAGTATTCTAAAGGGAAGAATGTGTTGAATACTTTTTCGTATACAGGAGCTTTTTCGGTAGCGGCGGTACTTGGTGGAGCAATAAAGACGACAAATGTTGACCTTGCAAAACGTAGTAAAAGTAAGACAATCGAACAGTTTAGTGTAAATGGCATTGATTATGAACAGCAAGATATTAAGGTAATGGATGTCTTTGAGTATTTTAAATATGCGAAGCGAAAAGAATTGAAATTCGATGCGGTTATTCTTGATCCACCTAGCTTTGCCCGCTCAAAAAAGCATACCTTTAGCACGGCTAAGGATTATCCAGCTCTAATCAAAGATACTATTGCTATTACCGAAAAAAGTGGTGTCATTGTTGCATCCACTAATAATGCGTCATTTGGAATGAGAAAGTTCAAAGGATTCATTGATAAAGCATTTAAAGAAATGAATACGAGTTATAAATTTTTGGAGGAATTTTCTTTGCCATCTGATTTTAAAATCAATCCGAGCTTTCCACAAGGTAACTATTTGAAGGTATTGATTGTGGAGAAGAGGTAG